Sequence from the Punica granatum isolate Tunisia-2019 unplaced genomic scaffold, ASM765513v2 Contig00334, whole genome shotgun sequence genome:
CAAGTTTGACTGCAGAAAATACTTGGCTGGCAAGCTGCCGGTGAAATAATTTGTCTCTATGATCAGGACATCGAGATGAGGGAAGTCAAGTGCAACAGCGTCAGGTCCAATGAGGCCATGGAAGTTGTTATCACCCAGTTGCAGAGTCCGTAGCGGGACCGTTCTTAGCCAGTTTGGGAAAGAATCGGTTATGCCATTCGAGAAAAGGCTAAGAAATTTCAACCTGGTACAGTTAGCTAGGGATCTTGGCAATGAACCTTGCATCCGGTTAAAACTTATGCTCAAGTATGAGATTTTGCTCAGGTTCCCCAAACAAGGTGGAATTGTACCACCAAGCTTGTTATCTGCGAAAGACAGCTCTTCCAGGGACCTCATCTGACATATAAAAGATGGGATATCTCCGGTGAGAGCATTACCTCGAAGGTAGAGGATCCGAAGATTATGAAGCAATGAGAGGGTGCTGTTCTGATGGAGGGTTCCTTGGAGACGACTGCAGCTGAGGTCGACTTCGATCACGTCACCTGTTGCATTGTCACACCTGATCCCGTTCCATGTGCAGCAGTTGGTACCTCTCTTCCAAGATGCTGTCCTTGGATAAGATGTGATATTGGCGCCATCTTCGTTGCAGAAATACTTGGAATCAACTGTGGTCGCGATTCCAAGTGAACCAGCAAACTCGAGTAAGGCATTACATTGATCGGTATGACCCaagaattgtggaaaaggatATGACATAGGAGTAGTCATTGACATCTCAAACAGTAGAAAGAAGAGACAGAAGAACTCGAGACTCGGCCtcattttttgatttttccgAGACTCGGGAGGCAGAGGTGCACTAGGATTGTTGGCTAACTGTTTGAGAATAACTAAGATTCTTTAGTTGCTGCTTTATATATAGTGGATCAGAGACATCTAGAAAATGtatatccttttttttgggtaaatacaAAAATGTATATCTACGAGGAAAGTTCTATGCAGGAAAGGGTCCTTTGTTTTAGGCAATTCCTGCAGGAAAAGGTCTTAAATTCTGGTTTATGCCCGAATCGCACAGAAACTGTATATGTATTTAGGTTGGTGTATGACTCGGGCAGTTCATAGCTTATATGAAATATAAGTACAATACTAAGATTTTCACAACATAACGTTAActtgataaaataaattaatgcgACACACTCTAATTTTGGCTAAGTGGCATAACGCGATACTGTCGTATTTGGCACGAATCAAGATTAATCCACTGCTAagtcttcttttctttctttgttattATATCTGACTTGACTCATTTTACTGGAGTAGTTAAATGCTTATTGCCTAATTTTAAGCACTTCACACTTCTTAGCTGTTCACGACTTTGTTTAGCCCGGGAAGACAAAGTGGGACTGCTCGACACTTGATCTTATGAAAGTTCCATAAACTTGTGGGTTGGTAAATCCATGATTCACGATAGTGCAGTTGAAAACTTAGCCGAATATAAAGACTCTGCTGGTCTTGTTTTGCAATGATTCCAATATTTTATCATTGAATTCCCCAAAAGAGTACTCGTCTTCTTTGACAGAAAAGCTGAAAATAGAGAAAGAAGATGTAGTGCAGTGGCGCACGTTCTCGTCTGTCAACTAAGAGGTCAcaatttcattgtattagaccCATTCTTGTGGTGGGACTGGCAGTGCTTCTTTATTATAGGATTTTCTAGTTCATTATATTGGCTCATGGGTCCcatttgtaatcgaaaaggaaaaagctgAAAAATACAGTGGGAgtaaaagttaattaatttaaccaaCTTAACCCCACTTTTAATTGGAGAAAAACAAAGAGGAGTAACTTTTCATTCATCCAGCGAAGTCCCTTATACGTTTCTGCCCTTGTTATTCGGTTCTAGAAGTTCAAGCAAACCGGCATGAAAATTGCATGGGAGTCCAAGTAGCATG
This genomic interval carries:
- the LOC116190148 gene encoding receptor-like protein 35 codes for the protein MTTPMSYPFPQFLGHTDQCNALLEFAGSLGIATTVDSKYFCNEDGANITSYPRTASWKRGTNCCTWNGIRCDNATGDVIEVDLSCSRLQGTLHQNSTLSLLHNLRILYLRGNALTGDIPSFICQMRSLEELSFADNKLGGTIPPCLGNLSKISYLSISFNRMQGSLPRSLANCTRLKFLSLFSNGITDSFPNWLRTVPLRTLQLGDNNFHGLIGPDAVALDFPHLDVLIIETNYFTGSLPAKCSADFTTHSRNVFRVKQYVNRRDPSSVMQFYQSCGP